Genomic segment of Corythoichthys intestinalis isolate RoL2023-P3 chromosome 7, ASM3026506v1, whole genome shotgun sequence:
acattagctacagtTGCTAAgttgggacaagccaccgtttgtccccaataggaaatgaatggaaatcgtgtacgaaagagatgtttacagagctaaatctaccaattctcttcgaaaatgatgtgcccggtgccaaattcactggcaaagatctggaagaacataaaaatgttgagttaaagagatggcttgagtgtcgaaagctgaaaaagacagaaaaaccgagccgacctaagtatagctttagcttttttattgacgcgactgacaatgacattctcctgtttcaacaagctatcctttaccatcagccctgtctttcttatatatcctctggttgtcctacgtctcttaccgttcttgggggtaatttagttagctttgtgtagcgatcgcaaatgctattcagtgacagccaacgaacacttcattttttcattgataacaaaatcttaattctataatttatttacacttcccccttactaaagtttttttttatatatatataacagaaacggtaacactacagtggcagtcagataccattgtaattcttttcaggtcattcattgtcagacagaagcagtacggcacaacgttacgctaaaaaaaataagtaaaaaatataaaaatggcttacctctttgtcctctgaaagaccatgccaacccaacgtaATGTttgctgcatatgaaatgtgaatggattcaccgagctggtgttaaagtccgcgcaagttgatttaaAGTCAGCGCAAGTTgactcggtcttcacattttttactCCCGAGttcttggtttccggaaacgtatgaagaaaacatccttcatgtgtcgtaatgtctacagTCAAAGtctaagttccaaaaaagcaatgcgtgatcggcatgttcgtttttgaaagattaccggagaaaagtagcactttttacatagggtctatgcgagggtgggtctataatgtcccacttcggctttacttccgttctacgatgcgacgtcacggtctaacaatagcctgcgtgcgctacgccattgccacatgctctgtttttttcgtgcttttcaaagtttggatggctgaaattctttgaccctacataaaatgcgctgctcttatcggcgacattgggattctcacggcacattttgtaccgcatttccgtgcgagcatcatttgcttctagccatggtacctcctggagccacttttcagcaaaagtcctttttttcggtagctccggtgacgtctctgtcgtctgtctgtcttttgacgggggtggggaaacattgaagtaattactcagtgtggcctgcctcgtcgacattttgagaagttattttgtcatgtccgccgcaaatacagtggtcagccatcggtacgcaaaagcgtatggaagccgttgtctacgtccagtacacatgcgcgcatgcggaccacttatgtgcacccctgcactgaggcagcatttagttattatgctcctcacctctggaacaagttacctgaaggtctgaagtatgctcaaactgttagctcctttaaatcagggctaaaactcTTTTGTTTAACACTGCAGATCCATaagtgtctatatatttcaatctatttgctttctattcctcttgtgcttatctccattgctgatttcaattattagcagtagtagttgtatttgttttattaaaaaaattttgtttttttattctattcttgattaaatgcaatttttatgtataattttatttaatatttcgattgtctttgtttttacgttctattgacgttaatatgatttttatgatcttcatgtgacgtaaagcactttgaatggcgtaccgcaagcaacacgtcacttccgttcattaatattcatgacattagctactgttgctaagtagggacaagccaccgtttgtccctaataggaaataaatgaaaaacgtgtacgaaggagatgtttacagagctaaacctaccatttctctccgaaaatgatgtgcctggtgccaaattgactggcaaagatgtaaaAATgtccagttaaagagatggctttagtgttgaaggctgaaaaagacgaaaaaaacgagccgacctaagcatagctttagcttttttatcgacgcgactgacaatgacattctcctgtttcaacaagctatcctttaccatcagccctgtctttcttatatatcctctggttgtcctacgtctcttaccgttcttgggggtaatttagttagctttgtgtagtggtcgcgaatgctactcagtgacagccaacgaacacttttaatttttccattgataacacatcttagtcctattatttatttacacgtCCGCCTTACcaaagtcgtttttttatatatataacagaaacggtaacagtggcagtcagataccattgtaattcttttcaggtcattcattgtcagacagaagcagtacggcacaacgttacactaaaaaaataagttaaaaatataaaaatggcttacctctttgtcctctgaaagaccatgccaacccagtgatgtgcggtcaggggaggcaggtgaggcagagcatcaaatttatattaatatttgtccattgctcttaatgtatgactcatttcaaacattttttatagtcaaaatcgctgaatttgcccatttcctgttcaaataacgaaatgaaacgagaggtgcggcagcaacgagtaaagcctcacctctgattgcgcaatccataacaaactgggttgatacatggaattggagcgtgctggttgccgtacatctgcatgtcgccattataatgtttccagatacgtttatttgacctgattttccacagtctgactaatgtctttaacccttaaagtttaatgtttgttagcgacatatttagttttgctgatgggaaataaaaccgcagtgaaaaggcacaggttgcggcagatagtacgctGCCGCACAGAAAGGGGGCGAACGTGAGCCAACAGGTAATGGCGCCAGGCGAGTCAAGTGCACTGCGGCGAGCCGTTTTGTATTGTTTACTACGTCGACATCGGACTCCCAAAATGGAAGAGGATTATATATCCAAACTtaaaaaattctcaaaactggactttcagtcaaaagtggacctgcttaacagaGGAAGACCaacgccggagctaaaaggtttgcttcaaactacgggacagtctAAGATAACTCGCTCTTTTCAAACGgagtggtacacccgaaaagactggctgtgtggctgtccttcgaaaaaccgCCTTTACTGCTTCCCATGCCTGGACTAACACGGGATATtgtgacatgaaaaatttaCCACGAagtctcagcaaacatgagagatcgtacactcacattcaaagccagactgctttaaaaatttttggaagctcaaggatcgatttggctttgaacgAACAGCGGCGGCTCAACGTTAGCACCCACAATTCTAAGGTAAAGGGGAACCGTGAgattttgaaagacctcattaatgcaacctgcttcTTAGCTAAGCAGGAGTTAGCATTTCGTGCTAACGATGAGAGGGCAAGCTCTACTAATCGTGGCAATTATGTCGAACTTTTATAcgcttttgctgagaaagatgagaggttagctagacatttggacacatccactgtgttttctggcttgtcaaatagaatacagaacgatctaattgaagcaatcggtGATGTGATACAGTCGGAATAGGACCGATTTTGGACAACTTTCCTCCCTGGCGAtcatctccattgaggcggagagacttttaaaacgaaaggaaaataaggaggacttttacaacaaAGTAACTGAGGTTTTTGTGGCGAAGGGCAGGCGCATGGACTTTATCTACAAATAAAGGTAAGaccacagttttcatttcaatcttaatattttaaaactaaattttggccttaaatatactttttcttttcatgctttttgttgAGCAATCTGTATTAAATTGATTTAAGTATCAGATTCAAGTTTtaaaaactgaatatttcacaaaaggtcaaaattgaaatctgtggttttgtacaccactctgtaCTCATTTATGTTGTATGAACTAAAGACTTGCGATGGAAATTCCAACACATGGAGAGTGTAGCGCAAATGCACGTTATTTTCTACCTTTATGTATctgtaatatgtaccgtgtgtgtgtttttcgtgaagaatgctgatgagatatgaaataaccagtagttaattgaataagctaccctttttggtttatatatttgtaaatctgacacttacggagtcagtgcctcaccaaccacgaacctcaccgcacgtcactgtgccaacccaacataatgtttactgcatatgaaacgtgaatggattcgccgagctggtgttcaaaagtccgcgcaagtgtaTTCGGTctacacatttttttctcccgagtttttggtttccggaaacgtatgaagaaaacatccttcatgtgtcgtaatgtctagagtcgtttctgaaaagcaatgcgtgatcggcatgttcgtttttgaaagattaccggcgaaaagtagcactaattgcgttgtgtctatgcgagggcgggtctataatgtcccacttcggctttacttccgctttacgatgcgacgtcacggtctaaaaatagcctgcgtgcggtacgccattgccttgtgttgaattgtgctatatacataaatttgctttgccttgccttttgaattcaaaatatttttcagatttggttttatttaaatgagtttttttaaactgaaaatatctattttgattgaagcaactttttgctgTTTGAATAATTAAGACAAATCTACTTTCAATATTACCGCGAAAtgcaaaagcaaacaaaaacaaaaccaccAATAATTACAGCTTAACTGACGAgcaggatttttgttttgattcatGTAGCACAAAGACAAGTAAACACATCGCACTAAGGGATAGAGCAAGGAGAATTACCAGAAAATAGCAATGCAACCTGAGATACGCTAAAAGCACAAATAAAACCCACTCAAagaggcattgtaatggtttctgCACAGAGATATTCTTACCTTTTCCATCTTGGTGTCCTTGTGCAGTATTTGCAGAATTTTCCTTCACATGTGTTATCGACCTGACTAGTGCCTTGGAGTATGATGGCGTCATCTCTGGGTTTATGGAGTTCTATCGTAAAACAGTGAGTccataatgacaaaaaaatataaggaCAATGAATACAATCGAGAATAAGTACGTGATTGTGTTTATGTGTGTTACAGGGCGAGCCTTACCTCGGCACAGCTTATGCCATTATGATGTGTTACTGGGATGGAATTGCTCATTTTATCATGTACCTCATCATGATCAGCAAAATAATGGACAGGTGGGAGTGGAAATGGTGTCACATTCCAAACTGGGTCAATCATGAAACATCAAAAAAATGTTGGTGTTATGCAAGTTGCATTCTATGTCTTAGAGATATGAACATTTTATTCTAAGAACACATACTGTATGCAgtctatttttgttttcgtACTGTGAGTGGCATCAACTATCTGTGTGCGATCTCACAGTAAAGGATACCGCACGCTGGGTCTGTTCTGGGCCGGATCCTTGTGTGCCAACATGAGCGTGTTCATCACTGGCATTGTGGCAGGTGAGCCTCATGCAGCCTGATCAGACCCTGACATCCCTGCAGTCATGTGCTATCAACATTTTAGTTATCTCCTTGCAGGGAAATACGGTGCCGAGATCCGTCCGGCTTTCtggctcaacttcctcttcctgTTGATGCCCGCATGGGGAGCGATCACACTGTTTGCTCGACCCAAGGACAGGCCACTGACTGGGGGATATAATGTGAGTGAGGTGAAGTGACGGTTGCTGAAAACTGTTACCCGTGGTGATGTGGTTCTGGTGTCCAACTACCCGCAGGCTCAGCACGCTCAGAGCATGAAGCTCATCTGGCGCCCTTTGGATCTGATACTGGTGCTTCTCCTGCTGGCCGCTATGGCCTTCACTATCCTCCGGGGCCTGGTAAGAGGCAGCaactttatttgaaaaaaaaaaaaaagatttttgttaaaaaaatattcttgaAATGTAGACAAAAGAGGACAAGAGAGTGGacacatttgtttttaaatgtgtatttgtcttggtttttacgactTTCAGCATAAATCAGAAACAGAATGGTGCCTTGAGATAAGAGTTGTCGTTCAGccgattttttttggtttgacTTGCAATAAGAATGCCATATGGTATTCAAATAACTTCCCTAGAAGTGGCAGTTTGGTCATTTTAATTACAGTAGTTTTAAGACTATAAGGTCCTTCATTTTGCATCCTTccccttatagtccaatgcagcttatttgttgatttatttgggttaataggtaacactgtatttgacagcagcgtcataagactctcataagaccgtcatgattatgacatgacactatcatggacattactgaatgctaatgacgaatgtcattcagtgttatcctgataattatgtcactaactccatttatgtccagctcggatcttttgcatccatttaagagtaagataatttgccggatgacactaaatgacatctgttataagcattgagCATAAGCATCTAATTGTGattgtcttatggtgccactgtcaaataaagtgttatcaaataccataactagtaattaatgaaacaactggaacagtaactgaagaaataattagcacagaacacaaattttgattgttatttacatctgtagcgctgcaatgcatgctgggaggcatgttggatgacaacagcgctgagagctggaggtgtgccgtctcccccaagggagcagtcatggccaaatgaagcttcttgaagcaatgaagctttgcagccaattggttcaaagcttcatggtggtcttatgccactgtcaaataaagtattaccggttaatatcttttggtgtaaatatgccataatacagtgaggacagctgccgcttatagtccagtggggtttattaacaaatgcagttttcgtgtcaaatttagtgggtggcggttttcagtcaggtgcgccttatagtccgaaaattacggtactatttttaaaataagtgttgaagttttttttgtgcCAGTCTTGGATGTAGAAACTCCATGGTGATTGAAAAGTAACTCCCTATTCCTAAGTCCTTTTAACCCATTTCTGAACTATCATTCTAGCAATaagtgaacatgaaaagtgtattgtatggagttctatttaaaatttttgaaatacagtggggcaaataagtatttagtcaaccaccaattgtgcaagttctcctacttgaaaagattagagaggcctgcaattgtcaacatgggtaaacctcaaccatgagagacagaatgtgaaaaaaaaaaaaatcacgtttaatttttaaagaatttatttccaaattagagtggaaaataagtatttggtcatctacaaacaagcaacatttctgactgtcaagaggtctaacttcttctaacgaggtctaacgaggctccactcgttacctgtattaatggcacctgttttaactcattatcggtataaaagacacctgtccacaactcagtcagtcacacttcaaactcaactatggccaagaccaaagagctgtcgaaagacaccagagacaaaattgtagacttgcaccaggctgggaagactgaatctgtcaAGAAATGGTGTcaagaaattaactgtgggagcaattattagaaaatggaagacatacaagaccactgataatctccctcgatctggggctccatgcaagatgtcaccccgtggcgtcaaaacgataacaagaaatgtgagcaaaaatccctgaaCCACAATGGAGGAATTAGTgagtgacctacagagagctgggaccacagtaacaaaggctaccatcagtaacacaatgcgccgtcagggactcaaatcctgcactgccagacgtgtccccctgctgaagaaagtacacatccaggcccgtctgcggttcgctagagagaatttggatgatccagaagaggactgggagaatgtgttatggtcagatgaaaccaaaatagaactttttggtaaaaacacaggttcttgtgtttggaggagaaagaatactgaattgcatccgaagaacaccatacccactgtgaagcacgggggtggaaacatcatgctttggggctatttttctgcaaagggaccaggacgactgatctgtgtaaaggaaagaatgaatggggccatttattgagagattttgagtgaaaatctccttccatcagcaagggcattgaagatgagacctggctgggtctttcagcataacaatgatcccaaacacacagccagggcaacaaaggagtggcttcgtaagaagcatttcaaggtcctggagtggcctagccagtctccagatctcaaccccatagaaaatctgtggagggagttgaaagcccgtgttgcccaaagacagccccaaaacatcactgctctagaggtgatctgcatggaggaatgggccaaaataccagcaacagtatgtgaaaagcttgtgaagagttacagaaaacgtttggcctacgttattgccaacaaagggaacataacaaagtattaaggtgaacttttggtattgactaaatacttattttccaccatgatttgcaaaaaaaaatctttaaaaatcaaagtgattttctgttttttttttttctccacattctgtctctcatggttgagctttgcccattttgacaattacaggcctctctaatattttcaagtgggagaagttgcacaattagtgcaaattagagcaaaaaaaaaagcaatcgaatcGGCAAATAtcagatcggcagatactctaaaacgatcaggagcaaaaaaacatgatcggaacaaccctagttaccaTAATACCAGGACGTTGTCTGCTTACTTATGAACAACATGACTCTTTTTCACAGTTTTTACATTAGTTTCTATTGTTCTTCTCTACCACTTTAGGCAGCTCTAGATTCCCCACTCAGCGCGTGTTCATTCTACATGAAACACTATGAGCCCTACTTGCTGGATCCGGTGGGCTACCCAAGGGTGATGGTGGGTTCTATTCATCTACATAACATGATTTTCTTGTTTAAGCCAACATACTTTCACAGTCTAAAACCATACATGTGAGGTTCATTCGTCATCAACACAGTATAACAGCGCTGTTGTATATACCCTATAACCTACTTCATACACATGTGCGCTTATCTCCTTTGTGCACAATTGAATAAACAAACCATTTTATCATTAAGGATAAAATCTATACATTTGTGTGTTCTGCATCCTTGCTTTGTTTCACAAAGATAAGGCATTATTTATGCGACCCTCTCTCCTTTTGATTTCCCCGCAGTGACCCAGCATGCTCATGGCTTGTGTGTGCGTATGTGTCAAAAGGTTATCCAAATAGGTTGTCCACACACAATAGCGAGGCATTGATCAGATGCTGCATGCGCATGCTGGGTGACTGATAAGTCAATCCCTCATCCCCCGTCAGCATCGCAGCGGGGTGGGGGAAAGCTATGTGTGCGGAGGATGAACACATGTGCAGGTGCAAAGAAGTCGATCACAAGCCATTCcgttgaaaaaggaaaaaaaaaaaatacaaaacacaaaagtaccCTCGAATTAAGAGCTGACACCCGAGTTCTTCAATTTATAAGATATCGCTTAGGTATTTAGATTAGATGGATGGACAGGTGACGTTTActgtaacatatttatgtcacactactgttgccatagttgtacgcgccctgtgggtgtggtattacagtaaaaAGGAACCTCTGTGATGAGTCGTGTGCATATGTGATGGGAAGCACATTGAATAAAAAAGGGTTGTTCCACTTCAGTCTTGGACTTAAATGTACGTAGATTGAGGAAGTTCATATGAAAAAGTGGTGACGAGGATGGGCTGATTATAGCAGTGTAATCCTACCAGAAATGTCTAGTTTACCAGATGTGTCAAAACCAAGCAATCCTGCTGTAATTGGGTCTAATTCAAACAATGCACAAATTAATTTTATAACAGTATCTGAACTTGTTTCCTCACAAGTTGTTACTCACCTGCTAGATTGGATTTATAAGTTAGATGGGAAAAGCACAAggttcttttgtgtttatttctgggACATATTATGTAAGGGGGAGGAGACATAAcaaaacatatttatgtcacactgctgttgccatagttgtgGGATCCCTATGGCTGTGGTATTAAAAAGGTAAAAAGGAACCACTGCGCTGAGTCatgcacactgaataaataagTGTTGTTCCACTCCAGTATTGGCCTTAAATGTACTTAGATTGAGAAAGTATATAGCTATATAGCATTCTGAACTTatgcactcccagccattttcaccggtgcaacccccttcgctcacggcagttttactggattttgactgattttgcaaggcccacagaaaattattattttttgctatataaacattgaacccaccaaaagaaagattagactctcttctttcaaaaggaaaaaaaaaagtaaggtcatatctttttccattctttagaaatcagcattggaaaataacttagtttgagcaattttccaatttctgatgaaaaaacagaaattgagctttttgtgaaagcatacatttcaaacataactgactttaaaacagctgttttttttttttttttttgctttagtaacatcccaaacatctgaataatgttttccttttacaaaataacaaacaacaagtcaatagagcttttgatagcaaagtaacaatttatttacacataactaactgagagatgacgctgttgtggcctcgacagccgggtaaacttttccctcatcaccacctgtctcataaagatggattttttgagtccctgcggggtctgctcggcgagcagcacggactccacggcatcgtccgctgcactggtggtcccggtcgttctgctctgtcgtccagcacctggcatcACAGGTGTCCTCTCGgttctccattcggtcgtcttccgccggcacaCCGGCCGTTCGttaccgttgaatcgggttgcggggtcttaccaaatgtgctactgccatccagtggccagttttattgctttaaaatggattttcagctttgtgctttggagctaaattgaatcagaacccagagatgtctcttgtaaaaaaatgtaaaggaCGTATAAatgcgtctttgggacactgaaacaattaaaaatagaacgcattcatacatttttgggagcaaatgagttaaaatgaaACATAAAACAAACTGTGCAACTTTGCATTCAACATTGCTAACACAACATGAGAAACATCAGGGACAGGCTAACAAAACTAGCATTAATAAAGGCAGTTATAAACCTTtaaacaacatatttgaacaaaaagtgCAGCAAGAAACTCAGACACACTCTGACATATGAGGAAAACTAGAGATTTTTGGCCGAAAGTAGctgaaattgcattttcaatTTTCAGTTCAAAGGCTGAAAGTTTACCAATTAAAAGTGTGAAAACCGTAGTCCTAtgtgatgacgtaatcaaaacacaGCAAAAAGCAACACTAGTGGCTCACAACCAacagtttggaagtattttgaggtatcaaagaaatatataagcTATTAAACGAaggaaaataaagtaaaattgcTTCATCGCCGCTACACACGGGTTCTGAAGTTTGTTTTCCATTGATGTCCCACATCACATCGAGTACAGTGTATTTGAGCCCGTTcgtgagtagtttggagtttaatcaagcgaacattatacaaataaagtatttaaatgcatacatgtgcatttgcgaTGGTTTACTACAATATGTTTATAGCATGACCACTTCCTCTttctgtcacattttttcctgcGACTTCCACACCCCCTCTGCCAGTTGCCATTTAATCCGGCTGGGAACGACTTCGCTCGGCTTCGTCGAACTCGGCCCACTCGTCGAGCTCACGAtcgattccacttgttgcacaagaaaacacagaGTCATATTTTAAGGAGTAGGGCAGATTGTAATAGCCtagctttactagtttcggcaAGAACGAAGTAgatacagttccacacaaacgtaagacgagatctcatttagcttagcaatcgGAGGTGAAagacatttttcgagtgtccttaACTTCCAAGAAAGCACATTTATCTAGGTTCCATCGGCTGTGACCTGTGTTGCTATGACGACGCCAGCCACATTGAGAGTTTGCCACAAACGCACTCTCTCTCATGGGGTTTCAGAATCGacacctttcaaactaaatgtctTGAGACTCCGGGGTTGTAGAACCAAGGCCAAGGCAAAGGGCATCAATCGGAAAATAACCaaagaaaataatttttaatagtaaataaataaaatatgaattatatgcatgtgtatttttcggcctttcggttttgttttttcggccaAGTGCTTCCAATATTCGGTTttggccaagaattttgctctCGGTACATCTCTAAAAACTACAAAtgaattaatttgttccaggcttAAACTgtcacctacagtggggcaaataagtatttagtcaaaactaattctgcaagttctcccacttgaaaatattagagaggcccgtaattgtcaacatgggtaagccttaaccatgagacagaatgtgaaaaaaaaatcccagaaaatcacatcgtttgattcttaaacaatttatttgcaaagcatggtggaaaataagtatttggtcaataccaaaagttcatctcaatactttgttatgtaccctttgttggcaataacggaggccaaacgttt
This window contains:
- the tm6sf2b gene encoding transmembrane 6 superfamily member 2b, with product METFVFLFSFSALGVLYCMNTFPALQEPYVILVIGIAVLVLVFIFYLLITRRNPPKDALFFVFAEFSFTCVIDLTSALEYDGVISGFMEFYRKTGEPYLGTAYAIMMCYWDGIAHFIMYLIMISKIMDSKGYRTLGLFWAGSLCANMSVFITGIVAGKYGAEIRPAFWLNFLFLLMPAWGAITLFARPKDRPLTGGYNAQHAQSMKLIWRPLDLILVLLLLAAMAFTILRGLAALDSPLSACSFYMKHYEPYLLDPVGYPRVMMLHLFFYGLPLLAAFVYGLLKPGCTWMPDLTVFFSGAMIQCQWAHIGGSLHPHTKAPFRIPSDVIWPVLAVNILYAITPLLVVLRVRGNTHFFLRVAPFPGQTGLPNSEEKDTKYKKK